TGAAGAAAATTGATGGGCTTGAAGCATACATCAAAGAGAATACAGGTCTTGTACTTGACCCATATTTTTCTGGTACAAAAGTAAAATGGATCCTTGATAACGTTGAAGGAGCAAGAGCGCTAGCTGAAGAAGGCAAATTGCTCTTTGGTACCGTCGATACTTGGCTACTTTGGAAGATGACGCAAGGCCGTGTTCACGTTACTGATTATACCAACGCATCTCGTACTATGCTGTTTAACATTAAGTCGTTGCAGTGGGATGAGAAAATTCTTAAAGAGTACAATATTCCTCTTTCTATGATGCCTGAAGTCAAAGCGTCTTCTGAAGTGTACGGCGAAACCAACATTGGTGGCAAAGGTGGAACTCGTATTCCTCTTGCTGGTATTGCTGGCGATCAACAAGCCGCGCTATTTGGTCAAATGTGTGTGGAACCTGGCCAAGCGAAAAACACCTATGGGACTGGTTGTTTCTTGTTAATGAACACTGGTAAAGAGAAGATTACCTCTAACAATGGTCTATTGACTACGTTAGCGTGTGGCCCTAAAGGTGAAGTTGCTTACGCACTTGAAGGTTCTGTATTCATGGGTGGTGCATCGATCCAGTGGCTTCGTGATGAAATGAAACTGCTTTCTGATGCGAAAGATTCTGAATATTTTGCAACCAAAGTTGATTCTTCTAACGGTGTATATGTTGTTCCTGCATTTGCTGGCCTAGGTGCTCCATATTGGGATGCGTATGCTCGTGGTACGATTGTTGGTATGACTCGTGGTACAGGTGCAAACCATGTTATCCGCGCAACATTAGAAAGTATTGCTTATCAAAGTCGTGATGTTATCGACGCAATGCAAGCGGACTCTGGTATTAAGCTGGCAACTCTGCGTGTGGATGGCGGTGCGGTAGCGAATAACTTCTTGATGCAATTCCAATCTGATATCTTGGATACAAATGTACTTCGTCCAAAAGTAACAGAAGTAACGGCGTTAGGCGCAGCTTATCTTGCAGGTCTTGCTGTTGGTTTCTGGGATAGCATTGATGAAGTCTCAAACAAAGCTGAAATCGACAGAACGTTTGTCTCTGCTCACGACGAAGAAAAACGCGTAGAGCGTTACAATGGTTGGAAACGTGCCGTACGCGGTGTGTTGGCATGGTCTGAAGTTGCTCACGAAGAATAAGGTGCCACGCTTTACTGTTCGTTAAGTTGAAAACCTTAATTTAAGATTTTTAATTGGTGCTCAACGTATGATCTTGGGCAGATAGTGACCTCATGTGTCATCTCTAATTATTTCAGAGAAAATTATTATGTTTGTAGAGCTTTTAAAATATATTAGTCCTTTTAGCATT
The DNA window shown above is from Vibrio algarum and carries:
- the glpK gene encoding glycerol kinase GlpK gives rise to the protein MTKKYIVALDQGTTSSRTVVLDHDANIVSVAQREFTQIYPQAGWVEHNPLEIYATQSSTLVEALTQKGIRSDEVAGIGITNQRETTIVWNKETGEPVYNAIVWQCRRTADMCNELKKIDGLEAYIKENTGLVLDPYFSGTKVKWILDNVEGARALAEEGKLLFGTVDTWLLWKMTQGRVHVTDYTNASRTMLFNIKSLQWDEKILKEYNIPLSMMPEVKASSEVYGETNIGGKGGTRIPLAGIAGDQQAALFGQMCVEPGQAKNTYGTGCFLLMNTGKEKITSNNGLLTTLACGPKGEVAYALEGSVFMGGASIQWLRDEMKLLSDAKDSEYFATKVDSSNGVYVVPAFAGLGAPYWDAYARGTIVGMTRGTGANHVIRATLESIAYQSRDVIDAMQADSGIKLATLRVDGGAVANNFLMQFQSDILDTNVLRPKVTEVTALGAAYLAGLAVGFWDSIDEVSNKAEIDRTFVSAHDEEKRVERYNGWKRAVRGVLAWSEVAHEE